From one Trueperella pyogenes genomic stretch:
- the trmD gene encoding tRNA (guanosine(37)-N1)-methyltransferase TrmD, translating to MRFDIISVFPEFFSVLDLSLVGKARARGIIDFAAHDLREWTTDVHRTVDDSPFGGGAGMVMKPDVWGQAIDDVVAAGRCVLAIPTPSGIPLTQATCWELAKADQVIIACGRYEGIDARVAEYYRRSGMEVVEYSLGDYVLNGGEVAAIALVEGVARLLPGMVGNPESLREESHGEAGLLEYPVYTRPTTFRGIEVPEVLTSGDHGKVARWRRDLALERTAQRRPDMIRKLEAATLDKKDRAKLVDLGWVVGERPERVEVCQAKPDDATAVSEVARRLFPHACPPGMSSADIDSYLVHNLMPEHIAAYIDDPRYLLLLARIGNAIAGYSLAFFPASAADHAELAAAGAPVDAVLDGVVRDGSLVYLSRMYVDVPWRGKGVFDILMGATLASIRERADGPEPYVWLGTSATNRRAIRAYQRVGFTETGAREFRVGEQINKDVTLAIRAGVSQL from the coding sequence ATGCGCTTTGATATCATCTCAGTCTTCCCCGAATTCTTTTCGGTTCTAGACCTCTCCCTCGTTGGAAAAGCTCGCGCCCGCGGGATCATCGACTTCGCCGCCCACGACCTGCGCGAGTGGACAACCGACGTCCACCGCACCGTAGACGACAGCCCCTTCGGCGGCGGGGCTGGCATGGTCATGAAGCCGGATGTGTGGGGGCAGGCGATCGACGACGTCGTCGCGGCGGGTCGCTGCGTGCTGGCTATTCCAACGCCCTCGGGCATCCCGCTAACCCAAGCCACATGCTGGGAACTGGCTAAAGCAGATCAAGTGATCATTGCCTGCGGGCGCTACGAGGGGATCGACGCTCGTGTGGCTGAATACTATCGCCGCAGCGGGATGGAGGTAGTCGAATATTCGCTGGGTGACTACGTGCTCAACGGGGGAGAGGTGGCGGCCATCGCGCTCGTCGAGGGCGTGGCCCGATTGCTACCTGGCATGGTAGGGAATCCTGAATCATTGCGGGAAGAATCCCATGGCGAGGCAGGCTTGCTCGAATACCCGGTTTACACCAGGCCCACCACTTTCCGGGGAATCGAGGTGCCTGAGGTGCTCACTTCGGGCGACCATGGGAAAGTGGCTCGTTGGCGGCGCGACCTCGCGCTGGAGCGCACAGCCCAACGCCGCCCGGATATGATCCGCAAACTCGAAGCCGCCACCCTCGATAAAAAAGACCGAGCCAAGTTGGTCGATCTGGGATGGGTTGTGGGGGAGCGGCCCGAGCGTGTCGAAGTCTGTCAAGCAAAACCAGATGACGCCACCGCGGTATCGGAGGTGGCTAGGCGCCTCTTTCCGCACGCGTGCCCGCCGGGTATGAGCAGTGCAGATATCGACTCCTACCTAGTTCACAACCTCATGCCCGAGCACATCGCAGCCTACATCGACGATCCGCGCTATCTTCTCCTTCTCGCCCGAATTGGAAATGCCATTGCCGGATATTCCCTAGCCTTCTTCCCAGCCAGCGCTGCGGACCATGCTGAGCTTGCGGCTGCCGGGGCGCCGGTTGATGCGGTGCTCGACGGCGTCGTGCGGGATGGATCGCTCGTATACCTGTCCAGGATGTACGTGGACGTGCCCTGGCGAGGAAAAGGGGTGTTCGACATCCTCATGGGTGCCACGCTAGCCAGCATTCGCGAGCGTGCAGACGGGCCAGAACCCTACGTCTGGCTGGGTACGAGCGCCACCAACCGCCGAGCGATACGCGCATACCAACGCGTCGGATTCACTGAGACAGGCGCGCGCGAATTCCGTGTGGGTGAGCAGATCAACAAGGATGTCACTTTAGCGATTCGGGCTGGTGTGTCACAATTGTAG
- the rimM gene encoding ribosome maturation factor RimM (Essential for efficient processing of 16S rRNA) produces MQLTVAIVGPAHGLKGEVKLDVRTDDPDRRLAVGATLETDPADMGPVTIASRREYKGIEYVRFAEYSDRTSAESLRGLKLVIESDEDEMEEDAWFPHELKGLEALDPEGYELGIVVGLQPMPAQDLLIVREPDGVITRVPFVKEIVTEVDLEDNCVIIDAPAGLFSSDELVISEETGGKAGNAL; encoded by the coding sequence ATGCAACTGACAGTGGCGATCGTAGGCCCGGCTCATGGCCTGAAGGGTGAAGTGAAGCTTGACGTGCGCACGGACGATCCGGACCGCCGGCTTGCCGTGGGCGCTACATTGGAGACCGACCCTGCAGACATGGGGCCAGTGACGATCGCGTCGCGGCGTGAGTACAAGGGTATAGAATATGTGCGCTTTGCTGAGTACAGCGATCGCACGAGTGCTGAATCCCTGCGTGGACTCAAACTCGTCATTGAATCCGATGAGGATGAAATGGAAGAAGACGCCTGGTTCCCGCACGAGCTCAAAGGGCTGGAAGCCCTCGACCCGGAGGGGTATGAGCTGGGGATTGTGGTGGGACTACAACCGATGCCGGCGCAGGATCTCCTTATCGTGCGTGAACCCGACGGCGTCATCACCCGCGTGCCCTTCGTTAAGGAGATAGTCACCGAAGTGGATCTGGAAGACAACTGCGTGATCATCGACGCCCCCGCAGGGCTATTCTCGTCCGATGAGCTCGTCATTTCTGAAGAAACCGGAGGCAAGGCGGGCAATGCGCTTTGA